The following proteins are co-located in the Gemmatimonadaceae bacterium genome:
- the fadJ gene encoding fatty acid oxidation complex subunit alpha FadJ, with protein MSAATDPVQAASALAVDIQNGIAVATLDVPDASVNVLDAQVVAEFASFLDRVDRDAAVRAVVLMSGKPENFIAGADIEQFNALRTAHDGEELSRRGQALMSRLEHLRVPVVAAIHGACLGGGLEAAIACSYRIVTDHPKSVLAAPEVQLGIFPGAGGTQRLPRLIGLRAALDLMLTGRNVRARKALQLGLVDEMVHPSILREIAVDRARQLADGTLARSRGRASRGVAGVLLEDNPLGRRLIFSRARAGALAKTMGNYPAPIAAIDAVRAGYELGRDGGYAEEARLFGEMAVSEVSRQLVYLFFATTALKKDSGTAVAAAPLPVRKLGILGAGFMGAGIASVAAMQGVIVRLKDAEYGRVAKGLAAVSAVIGERVQKKQITRRQFEDQMSLVGGTTDYAGFSSCDLVIEAVFEDIDLKQRVLQEAEQVMPSDAIYASNTSTIPISRIAEVSKRPEQVLGMHFFSPVHKMPLLEVIVTPRTTAVATSTAVAFGKKLGKHVIVVNDGPGFYTTRTLAAFLNEAGYLLDEGVSIEALDRALIDFGFPVGPITLMDEVGLDVGAKVATVLRDAFGDRLTPSQSLSRVVASGRLGRKGGSGFYRYDAPGGKKTGVDDTIYTLLPTGANRTEIPVLEMQQRCVLAMVNEAARCLEEGILRSARDGDVGAVFGIGFPPFRGGPFRYVDSVGLAHIVRQLEVYHGRFAPRFEPARILHDRAAQGGGRWLD; from the coding sequence GTGAGCGCCGCGACGGACCCGGTGCAAGCGGCGTCCGCGCTCGCGGTCGACATCCAGAACGGTATCGCGGTCGCAACGCTCGACGTGCCCGACGCGTCGGTGAACGTGCTCGACGCGCAGGTGGTGGCGGAGTTTGCGTCGTTCCTCGACCGTGTCGACCGCGACGCTGCGGTTCGCGCGGTGGTGTTGATGTCCGGGAAGCCCGAGAATTTCATCGCCGGCGCCGACATCGAGCAGTTCAACGCCTTGCGCACCGCGCACGACGGGGAAGAGCTGAGTCGTCGCGGGCAAGCACTGATGAGCCGGCTGGAGCACTTGCGCGTGCCGGTGGTGGCGGCGATTCACGGCGCCTGCCTGGGCGGCGGACTGGAAGCGGCGATCGCCTGCTCGTATCGCATCGTGACGGACCATCCGAAGAGCGTGCTCGCGGCGCCGGAGGTGCAGCTCGGCATCTTCCCGGGCGCGGGCGGCACGCAGCGCCTGCCGCGTTTGATCGGCTTGCGCGCGGCGCTGGACCTGATGCTCACCGGGCGCAACGTGCGGGCGCGCAAGGCGCTGCAGTTAGGCTTGGTGGACGAGATGGTGCACCCGTCCATCCTGCGCGAGATCGCGGTGGATCGGGCGCGGCAGCTGGCCGACGGCACGCTGGCGCGGTCGCGCGGCCGGGCGTCGCGCGGGGTGGCGGGCGTGCTGCTCGAGGACAACCCGTTAGGCAGGCGTCTCATCTTTTCGCGGGCGCGCGCCGGCGCGCTCGCCAAGACGATGGGCAACTATCCGGCGCCGATCGCCGCCATCGACGCCGTGCGCGCCGGCTACGAACTGGGCCGCGACGGCGGGTACGCCGAGGAAGCGCGCCTGTTCGGCGAGATGGCGGTGTCCGAGGTCTCGCGCCAGCTGGTGTATCTGTTCTTCGCGACCACGGCGCTCAAGAAGGATTCGGGGACCGCGGTGGCCGCGGCGCCGCTGCCCGTGCGCAAGTTAGGCATCTTGGGCGCGGGGTTCATGGGCGCGGGCATCGCCTCGGTGGCCGCCATGCAGGGCGTGATCGTCCGGCTCAAGGACGCGGAATACGGGCGCGTCGCCAAAGGCCTCGCGGCGGTGAGCGCCGTGATCGGCGAGCGCGTGCAGAAAAAACAGATCACGCGGCGTCAGTTCGAGGACCAGATGTCGCTCGTCGGCGGGACCACCGACTACGCCGGATTCTCGAGCTGCGACCTGGTGATCGAAGCCGTGTTCGAGGACATCGATCTCAAGCAGCGCGTATTGCAGGAAGCCGAGCAGGTGATGCCGAGCGACGCGATTTACGCATCCAACACGAGCACGATCCCGATTTCGCGCATCGCGGAAGTGTCGAAGCGGCCCGAGCAAGTGCTCGGCATGCACTTCTTCTCGCCGGTGCACAAGATGCCGCTCCTCGAGGTGATCGTGACGCCTCGTACGACGGCCGTGGCAACATCCACCGCCGTCGCGTTCGGCAAGAAGCTCGGCAAGCACGTGATCGTGGTGAACGACGGGCCGGGCTTCTACACCACGCGCACGTTGGCGGCGTTTCTCAACGAAGCGGGCTACCTGTTGGACGAGGGTGTGTCGATCGAAGCACTGGATCGCGCGCTGATCGACTTCGGCTTTCCCGTTGGGCCGATCACGCTCATGGACGAGGTCGGCCTCGACGTGGGCGCCAAGGTGGCCACGGTGCTGCGCGATGCGTTCGGCGACCGGCTCACGCCATCGCAGTCGTTGTCGCGCGTCGTCGCATCGGGGCGGTTGGGCAGAAAAGGCGGAAGCGGGTTCTATCGCTACGACGCGCCGGGCGGCAAGAAGACCGGTGTGGATGACACCATCTACACGCTGCTGCCCACGGGAGCGAATCGAACGGAGATTCCTGTGCTCGAGATGCAACAGCGATGCGTGCTCGCCATGGTGAACGAAGCGGCGCGGTGCCTCGAGGAGGGAATTCTTCGCTCGGCGCGGGATGGCGATGTCGGCGCCGTGTTCGGCATCGGCTTCCCGCCGTTCCGCGGCGGGCCCTTCCGATACGTGGATTCGGTCGGGCTCGCGCACATCGTGCGTCAGCTGGAGGTGTATCATGGCCGGTTCGCGCCGCGCTTCGAGCCGGCTCGCATTCTGCACGACCGGGCGGCGCAAGGCGGCGGACGCTGGCTCGATTGA